One Eleginops maclovinus isolate JMC-PN-2008 ecotype Puerto Natales chromosome 22, JC_Emac_rtc_rv5, whole genome shotgun sequence DNA segment encodes these proteins:
- the LOC134858307 gene encoding zinc transporter ZIP9 has product MDGGLTITFISAAMFVGTFVLGFIPLLFRLNEKSLQFVSILGAGLLCGTALAITIPEGVGLLEESWRASSSSDVPSHLNASGKNKNVTTTDGPPRFLIGVALTFGFTFMFVVDQIGSYFSMRGRVSLLANSVGITATLGLVIHAAADGFAVGAAVSTGQVTVQVIVFLAVILHKAPAAFGLVSFLMHAGLEKKHIQGHLLAFSAAAPVLAITTYFILHASGSSSQNQLSATGVGMLFSAGTFLYVATVHVLPEISNSRTSRPPSDLHQYSGAEAHHERYLGLLESLTLILGVGLPMVLALGLHDD; this is encoded by the exons ATGGACGGAGGGTTGACTATCACTTTTATATCGGCTGCGATGTTTGTAGGAACTTTTGTACTTGGATTCATCCCACTGTTGTTCAGGCTTAACGAG AAAAGCCTGCAGTTTGTCTCCATCCTGGGGGCAGGACTGCTGTGTGGAACAGCGCTGGCAATCACCATCCCTGAGGGAGTGGGTTTACTGGAGGAGTCATGGAGAG catcctcctcctctgatgTGCCATCCCATCTAAATGCCagtgggaaaaataaaaatgtaactacCACAGATGGTCCACCTCGATTTCTCATTGGGGTGGCTCTAACCTTTGGGTTCACCTTCATGTTTGTGGTGGATCAGATTGGAAGTTACTTCTCCATGCGTG GGCGAGTGTCTCTTTTGGCTAACAGTGTCGGCATCACAGCCACTTTGGGGCTGGTGATTCATGCTGCAG CTGATGGATTTGCTGTGGGTGCAGCTGTGTCCACGGGGCAAGTGACAGTGCAAGTAATAGTATTCCTAGCTGTGATCCTACACAAG GCTCCTGCTGCTTTCGGTTTGGTGTCCTTCCTGATGCATGCAGGCCTTGAAAAGAAACACATCCAGGGACATTTGCTGGCCTTTTCAGCTGCAGCACCCGTTCTTGCCATCACCACTTACTTCATATTACATGCA TCTGGCAGCTCCTCTCAGAATCAGCTCAGTGCGACAGGAGTGGGAATGCTCTTCTCGGCCGGGACTTTCCTCTATGTGGCCACAGTGCATGTTCTTCCCGAGATCAGCAATAGCAGGACGAGTCGACCCCCCTCTGACCTCCATCAATACTCTGGAGCTGAGGCACATCATGAGCGATATCTGGGGCTCCTGGAGAGCCTCACTCTGATCCTGGGGGTCGGGCTTCCTATGGTGCTGGCTCTCGGGCTGCATGACGACTGA
- the LOC134858306 gene encoding coiled-coil domain-containing protein 177 gives MWKLRTTSPGFRLDLNNFDCAEAETSREPDRSRVCSLSLGDLRYTPATDMKLERLTRDINKEMCVTLSEKDRKIAALMLVKHQEEQASLKRCQREEQDRQEARRQDEAQRADAEKQRRKKLRRSMQRWQEDLKARRRLKERKEKEKAVQLELDVVLHEDRWRRQKEEVEEHHREKIKAAHREAEGRKRYQDKLLREREEVAKRELERERQVAEEKEQRARRNKVSQEREERRRLQEGNRKELLRHILLKQKMEQQVEEEVEQTRSTFERKMRLSCDKHAQAVEARVREVQVRAAQEEMQIQRAQLRAKLQSYQEHTHKQILVQLSQRRLERAGLHAEAQQRCRAQQAQQHNQHRQTCHLKLRERVQREEEEEGKVRESCIFMKDMRSERLRRQREQIQEEAHRLARASFHMRERVRQHTHSRTFDQMDREAQLTASMSCMKI, from the exons ATGTGGAAGCTGAGGACCACGTCTCCTGGGTTTCGTTTGGACCTGAACAACTTCGACTGTGCAGAAGCGGAGACAAGTCG GGAGCCAGACAGGAGCAGAGTCTGCAGCTTGAGTCTGGGAGACCTCAGATACACTCCAGCCACTGATATGAAGCTAGAGAGGCTCACCAGAGACATCAACAAGGAGATGTGCGTCACTCTGTCAGAGAAGGACCGCAAGATAGCAGCTCTCATGTTGGTAAAGCATCAGGAGGAGCAGGCCAGTCTGAAGCGCTGTCAACGGGAGGAGCAGGACAGACAGGAGGCCCGCAGGCAGGATGAGGCCCAACGCGCTGacgcagagaaacagaggaggaagaaactGAGACGGAGTATGCAACGCTGGCAAGAGGATCTGAAAGCACGCAGGAGGCTTAAGGAGCgtaaggagaaagagaaagcgGTACAACTGGAGCTGGACGTGGTGCTGCATGAGGACCGCtggaggagacagaaagaggaggtggaggaacaccacagagagaaaataaaggctgcacacagagaggcagaggggcGCAAACGCTACCAGGATAAGCTGCtgagggaaagggaggaggtGGCTAAAAGGGagttagagagggagagacaggtgGCTGAAGAGAAGGAGCAGAGGGCCAGGAGGAACAAAGTGTcccaggagagggaggagaggaggaggctgcaggaggggaATCGTAAAGAGCTGCTACGACATATCCTGCTGAAACAGAAGATGGAGCAGCAGGTTGAGGAAGAGGTGGAACAGACGAGGAGCACTTTTGAGAGGAAGATGAGATTATCCTGTGACAAACATGCCCAGGCTGTGGAGGCTCGGGTGAGGGAGGTGCAGGTGAGAGCAGCCCAGGAAGAGATGCAGATTCAGAGAGCACAACTGAGGGCCAAGCTGCAGAGTTATCAGGAGCATACTCACAAACAGATCCTGGTCCAGCTTAGTCAGCGTCGCTTGGAGAGAGCTGGCTTGCACGCCGAGGCACAGCAGAGGTGCAGAGCTCAGCAGGCGCAGCAGCACAACCAACACAGACAGACCTGCCACCTGAAGTTGAGGGAGAGggtgcagagggaggaggaggaggaggggaaggtcAGAGAGAGCTGCATCTTCATGAAGGACATGAGGAGTGAGAGGctgaggagacagagggagcaGATTCAGGAGGAGGCGCACAGGCTGGCTCGGGCCTCCTTTCACatgagggagagagtgagacagcacacacacagccggaCTTTTGATCAGATGGATCGGGAGGCTCAGCTGACCGCTTCTATGAGCTGCATGAAAATATGA
- the LOC134858355 gene encoding non-structural maintenance of chromosomes element 4 homolog A-like: MKRARSGDEEDPRQNASPAQPQSDGDSSGSGCGLSSADMQHKEDSPGTRREIRSKYRELILSVQKNREDMLSASNNKLTEVLEKANKLFQDVRQPREAALDAQLLVVTTDLGNEKASQLSAEGASFDSVAFTEHLLSYMGLKRLTNGEDGQQNGAAFGYLPQDAWQKVAQRAENCFRAAPSFHYMMGSFHAEPPSPKQRIERQRKAPTKEVKRMMPTQLKKMGDSHQEATEKEVERILGYLKKYYQDDPTSPIFYYEFVIDPNSFSRTVENIFHTSFLIRDGLARMYLNSNRLPCIAPVEEGEVEAGGSSIRKQCIVSISPKLWKEIKEAYDIRNELIQPE, encoded by the exons ATGAAAAGGGCCAGAAGTGGTGATGAGGAAGATCCCCGGCAGAATGCCTCTCCAGCCCAGCCGCAAAGTGATGGGGACAGCAGTGGTTCTGGTTGTGGCCTCAGCTCAGCTGACATGCAACATAAAGAGGATTCGCCGGGTACCCGGAGAGAAATACGGAGCAAGTACAGAGAACTCATCCTCTCAGTGCAAA AAAATAGGGAAGACATGCTGAGTGCTTCCAACAATAAGCTCACAGAAGTTTTGGAAAAGGCAAACAAACTTTTTCAAGATG TGCGGCAGCCGAGAGAAGCTGCTCTGGATGCTCAGCTCCTCGTTGTGACCACAGACCTGGGCAACGAGAAAGCCAGCCAACTTTCCGCGGAGGGTGCTTCTTTTGATTCAGTGGCTTTCACTGAACACCtt CTGTCCTACATGGGTCTGAAACGACTAACCAATGGGGAAGACGGGCAGCAAAACGGAGCGGCTTTTGGCTACCTGCCTCAGGATGCTTGGCAAAAAGTGGCCCAGAGAGCAGAGAACTGTTTCAGGGCAGCCCCCTCCTTCCACTACAT GATGGGATCGTTCCATGCAGAGCCGCCTTCTCCAAAGCAAAGGATAGAACGGCAAAGGAAGGCCCCCACTAAAGAAGTGAAAAGGATGATGCCTACTCAG CTGAAGAAAATGGGAGACTCCCATCAAGAAGCAACAGAGAAAGAGGTGGAAAGGATCCTGGGATACCTGAAGAAGTATTACCAAGATGATC CAACATCACCAATTTTCTATTATGAGTTTGTCATCGACCCCAACTCGTTTTCCCGGACAGTTGAGAACATTTTCCACACATCCTTTCTCATCCGG gATGGGCTGGCCAGGATGTATTTGAATAGTAACAGATTACCTTGTATAG caccagtggaggagggagaggtggaaGCTGGAGGATCAAGCATCCGTAAACAGTGTATTGTCTCCATCAGCCCAAAACTATGGAAG GAAATAAAAGAGGCCTACGACATCAGAAATGAGCTGATTCAGCCTGAATAA